A genome region from Paludibacterium sp. B53371 includes the following:
- a CDS encoding aspartate aminotransferase family protein, producing MSSNRDAYWMPFTANRQFKQNPRLLVSADGMYYTDADGRQVLDGAAGLWCVNAGHNRQPIVEAIQRQAATLDYAPPFQMGHPLAFEAAEQLVTMAPEGLTQAFFVNSGSEAVETALKMALAYHRVRGDAARVNLIGRERGYHGVNFGGISVGGMAGNRKHFPVGLPTVDHLRHPLNIEKNAFSHGLPEHGAELADELESRILALHDPSTIAAVIVEPMQGSTGVILPPKGYLQRLRQICDQYGILLIFDEVITGFGRLGADWASNKFGVLPDLLTCAKGLTNGCVPMGAVLVKPGIYQAFMESAPEHVIEFPHGYTYSAHPLACAAAIATMQLYRDEGLFQRAAEMAPLFEGAVHSLRGKPHVRDIRNLGLVAGIELTPRAGEPGKRGMEVFLKCWEQGVMVRVTGDTLAVSPPLIIDAQQIDRLFAVIGSAIEQTH from the coding sequence ATGAGCAGCAATCGCGACGCCTACTGGATGCCGTTTACCGCCAACCGTCAGTTCAAGCAGAACCCGCGTCTGCTCGTTTCCGCCGATGGCATGTACTACACCGATGCCGATGGCCGTCAGGTACTGGATGGCGCGGCCGGCCTGTGGTGCGTCAACGCCGGCCACAACCGCCAACCCATCGTCGAGGCCATCCAGCGTCAGGCGGCCACCCTCGACTATGCGCCACCATTCCAGATGGGGCACCCGCTCGCCTTTGAAGCCGCCGAGCAACTGGTGACCATGGCACCCGAGGGCTTGACCCAGGCCTTCTTCGTCAACTCCGGTTCCGAGGCGGTCGAAACCGCCCTCAAGATGGCCCTGGCCTACCACCGGGTACGCGGTGACGCTGCCCGCGTCAACCTGATCGGTCGCGAGCGCGGCTACCATGGCGTCAATTTCGGCGGCATTTCGGTGGGCGGCATGGCCGGCAACCGCAAGCACTTTCCGGTCGGCCTGCCCACCGTCGACCATCTGCGCCACCCGCTCAACATCGAGAAAAACGCCTTCAGCCACGGCCTGCCGGAACATGGCGCCGAACTGGCCGATGAACTGGAAAGCCGCATCCTGGCCCTGCACGACCCGTCGACCATCGCCGCCGTCATCGTCGAACCCATGCAAGGCTCGACCGGGGTCATCCTGCCGCCCAAGGGCTACCTGCAGCGACTGCGTCAGATCTGCGACCAGTACGGCATTCTGCTGATCTTCGATGAAGTGATCACCGGCTTCGGGCGACTGGGGGCCGACTGGGCCAGCAACAAATTCGGCGTCCTGCCCGATTTGCTGACCTGTGCCAAAGGCCTGACCAATGGCTGCGTGCCGATGGGGGCCGTACTGGTCAAACCCGGCATCTATCAGGCCTTCATGGAGAGCGCGCCGGAGCACGTGATCGAATTCCCGCACGGCTACACCTACTCGGCCCATCCGCTGGCCTGCGCGGCGGCCATTGCCACCATGCAGCTCTACCGCGACGAGGGCCTGTTCCAGCGCGCCGCCGAGATGGCGCCGCTGTTCGAGGGGGCCGTCCACAGCCTGCGCGGCAAGCCTCATGTGCGCGACATCCGCAACCTGGGACTGGTCGCCGGCATCGAACTCACCCCGCGGGCCGGCGAGCCCGGCAAACGCGGCATGGAGGTCTTCCTCAAGTGCTGGGAACAGGGTGTCATGGTGCGCGTGACCGGCGACACCCTCGCCGTCTCGCCACCGCTGATCATCGATGCCCAGCAGATTGATCGCCTGTTTGCCGTCATCGGCAGCGCCATTGAACAGACACACTGA